The DNA window tattaatataaaattataatatatttgtagatATACAAACTCTTTTAGTCATTCGGTATAGTATATAGAGTCAATATTGCGGAAAAGTAACTTACCTACTTATACCCATAGACTATAGGTATCGACTACTTGTGATTAATTTATGGAAGAAGACGTATGTGATTTAAAAGCGTATACTGCGATAAAatccattaaataaataaataatatatcaaagaCGGAGTCTATCGAAACGTGATATTAATCATCGCGACATAAGATTGAttcaattatgaaaaatttcacaCCTCGTTTCGTTGAATCAACTTCACAATTTTTATTGACtttctaatttaaaaaaaaaaaaaaaaaaaaaagaaaaaaggaaaaaaaagagaaagaaaaaaaaatatggaaaaaacTGATACATGAAAAACACATCATAATTTGTTCACGATTCGTCTGATCAAAATTAGATCGACGTCTTTAATCATCTCGCACATACAATTGGTTTTTTCAAAGATCATCGAATTTATCAATttgtttctttgaaaatttattcaatgtCTGTCAGATCGATGATGTCTATACGAGGAAATCATCGCTCGatggatatttttttcctatgaTATTTACTAATACAGATTAGTCAATGTGACTAAACGTTTCATTAACTAATCATTGTGtagttataaaaaagaaaaaaaaaaaaaaaaagaaaaaaaaaagaaagaaaaagtgatacatcgataaatttcaatacGTCAGAGGAGATAAATCATTGACGAGTCAcgaaatatataaaggaaGACATATTCagagaatttcattgatttatcgaTGAGTAAGATagatagtaaataaaaaaggttcgtaaattgatatatatatatatatatatacatatgcatatatacatagatgcatatatatatttatcagtcATCATCACATCACTTTTTACGATTACaataaacaacaacaaatttGAAATGCAAATTCGTTTgggaaataaaatttgaatctTCGATGAAGAAATTCAAAATAGCACGTTAGAAGAGGAAATAAATGACATTAGACGctaatacgaataaaatgacaatgtcttttgtatttacaattctctctctctctctctctctttctctctctctctcactctatctatctctctctatctctctcactctatctctctttctctctttttctctctctctctctctcattctctctctctctctctctctctctctctttctttctttctatcatacGTACGCCGATACGCTAGTTCACAGTctataaatttctaaaaatgCCATAATACGATGCGAGTATTAACTATATGGATTTAAACTAGAACTAGATAACAAGCGACATTCTTCGTCTCGCACGTCACTCAATCGTAAATATTCGATTTTGACTAATTGGAAGAAATATTGTTTTGCATTCAGCAATCTGCAAGAtctgttatattataatacataatatcatCGACTATAATGGCAATGACAATCACAAAAATCATTATACCGAATaaaactacgacgacgacgacgacgacgacgacgacgtcaacgacgacgacgacgacgttcgaGTGATCGGGAGAGCAATAGGAAGAAGTAATCATGATAAAAACATGATTTACTTTGATCAATATCATTGCGGAGTTATAGTAATATCACAGCGTAGGCTTCTCCTCCGCAGGTTCTTCCTTTATTGGATGACCGCATTCCATCAAGGCAGGATTTGCAACGGCGATTATGTTATCCCCGCGAGATGCTATTACCTAAAcgtattaatttcattcaagttaaattaataaaaaattatttacacatGAACGATTGCAacgtaaagattaaaaataataataataataataataataataataataataataataataataataataataataaaacaattaaaaaaaaaaaaagaaaaaaaggaaagatatttgaaattgttaacatgttatattacttttaaattgaaatcatTTTCCTTGTCCGTATTTTCCGTTTCGGCGTCGATGGTATCCTGAAAAACGATACGAAAGGACTGTCagtcgatttaaaaatattatacctaTCGAATAAATTGACTCACATGCATGGACGATGATTCCtcgttcgaaaaagaaaattgactgTCCGAATCGCTGATTTCCTCGACGTTACTACCGAATACTccgttgttattcttcttcctccaaACTGGACTGGAACATTGCGAATATCTGAACATCAATGCGTACTCGTATTTGTTATATAGTACAGTATATTATGGTTACATAATATACCatcttgatctttttttttttttttttttttttttttaatatcatatttaaaataatagcaaggtaataatcatataatatgAGCATCGAAAGTAATCACCTCGACGAGCCATGTCTCCTAATCccagtattattaatgtcggTGACAGAACATCGAAGATCCAATTCTTCCTGAAAAACAGAACTGCTGTAGACGGTAAAAGCGCaacgaagaagaatgaaaaagaacaaattgattttgttttgaATATTCGTTTTCAAATATAACTGATATTGATgagaacacaaaaaaaaagaaaagaaaccaaaaaaaaattgaataaaagaagaaaaaataaaaagataaaaagacaaTGCGACTCGCTGAGAAACCAGGCGAGTAGCGTAGAATCTGAGCGAGTCGCGATTGGTGAACAAAGAACAagtcacttttttttttttttttttttttttttttattcagacTGTTACATGCCTAGaaattctaaagaaaaaaaaaaaaaaaaaaaaaaaaaaaaacaactaaAACCAGCACCAATCGTTAATCATgtgaaaagttttattattagtatagatAAAATCAATGCTTTTCAagctaataatacttattaataaCTTATGAAATTGagtttttaatgatttttactGAATCGAAGtacttttgtttaaaaaaaaaattaaaaatcagtcgtatcgaaaagaaaatataaagtcaagaagaaaaaaaatggcgcTATGAAATGACACAGATGGCGCCATTTTCGATGTCGgtaatttaaaacaaaaatgaaggaagacaattctttttttttttcttttttttcttttcttttttttttctcttcaaaaaCAAACTAAGTTGATACAAATGAACTCTTCAATTTTAGAAAACATTAAATCAAACTATATAATCGTAACATTTAAAACATTTACGATGATTTTTGTCGtttgggaaaagaaaaaaaaaaaaaaagaaaaaaaaagaaaaagaaagaaaaaagaattagtaaCTTTAATTGTAAAGGAAGAAGTGCGAAAGCATTGAAAGCGTGCAGATATTAAAGGACATACTAATTTACATGCAGACATGCTTCGCAACGACTACATATATACTTGACCTTTTCCATCCGTATCTCGCGTTAGCGAAAGCAGGATGGTTAAATGGCGCGAGACGAGGAGTAGTGGGTGCTGCGTGTGCGTGTTTGGTGTACGTGCTGAATGTACTGTTAGTAGTAGTTAACGCGCGACTATGCGAACATGGCAGGTCAGCCAGGAAGGATTAgcatgatttatttttttggatGGGCCGAGCTAACCTGCATCGCGTCCTCGGCCTCACCCTCGAGTTCGAgctttcttcgttttcctcGCTCGAGCTCGTTCTCCTCGCCGTTTTCTCGTTGCCTTGACGAGGACATTGACagactgtaaaaaaaaaaaaaaaaaaagaaaaatatatagtgaaagtcaaaataaatgaagacTTTCTAACAAGAGGAAGAATACATGAGAACTCAATTTTTCTcacaataaatttcttttttaattacattttctatatttattcgaaattttatttaataattataactttgaatgaaaaaatcaaatttgtcCAAATTCCTTAATTAAGGATCttaaaacaatatttctttGGATATTTATTTGGAATctcgaataaagaaaaagaagaagaaaaaaaaatacaaaagagaacTGAAGATTTTTAATGGATCTCTTAATTCTTAATTGAAACTCACTATTGACTTTTCACGTAATGATACCCAGAATCCCGAACAACTCGACGTGCTAATGGAAATAGTTCATCCCTCCTGGTCAGAAGAGCCGGGACAAACCTACATATCTGTGCAGCGGCCTCGTTTACGCAGATCTCGTGGAGCGTCAGCGGTTTCTCTGGTTTTCTTTTACAGTCGAACCTACCGTAAATTGCGGCATACTTTCTGATCTCTTCCATTCTTCGGGGATCACTATCGGGCATGGCCATGACCAGCTGGCAAGGTCGaatgtaatgttattattaaataaataattgatacatAAACTTGTTACTTGACatataaatggaaaagaataggagaaaaaaaggtccaaatagataaaaaaaaaaaaaaaaaaaaaaaaaaaaaaaaaaaaaaaaaaaaaaaaaaaaaaagagaaaaaagaacctgaaaataaaaggaaaatattaatatctccACAAAATATACTCACTTCgagatttttacaaaatttctttttaacattatgAGGCTTAGGATCGACCGGTCTGATCGTAGTAGCAAGTCTTTCAGCAGCTTCGGCAAGCCGTTGTATTTGTGAATGGAGGAGCGTAGGGGTGAGTTGAGTGGGACTAGCAGGAGCACCGGTACCACTTGGACTGGGTGTAGTTCCACTACCACAAGAGGACTCGCAGGTGCCAACTTGAAGTACACCGGGACTGTGAGAAGTTGGTGGCACGTAGGACGCTGCAACTGGTACTACAGAGGAACCAGGACTTGGAGTTTGTCTATATGTCGTAGAACCAGCCGAGGCAGCTACGCTTGTCACCGAAACGATAGGACTAACGCTTCGACAAGGAAGCATCGTAGACGTAGTCGTAACCGTCGTCGATGCTGTCGTCGAGAAAACAGCGACTTGTGGTACTTGTGGCACTTGTGATACTTGCACTTGTGCTCGAGGACTGGCACAAGGAAAACCAACGACCGGTGGTGGATTTTTACATGTCCCACTTGTTGGTACGACTGGTGTTTGAAAGAGCGCTAAAAGATAAACGATTCTTATAGGAACAATTGCAATTTGTTTTGCAATtgcaaataagaaataaataaatttatttcaatcgtctagagaaatgaaagaaaaaggaacatgacagaaaaagaaaagaggaaaaaaaaaagaaaa is part of the Vespa crabro chromosome 8, iyVesCrab1.2, whole genome shotgun sequence genome and encodes:
- the LOC124425961 gene encoding NGFI-A-binding protein homolog isoform X2, which translates into the protein MEVRGAPAEEAGSASRGIGTPSPVPPPSSSSSSTSASASTSASASASTSAASASVSVTVAPLPVIAASTPPTNCAAMPVAATHGVASPPQQTPPGVIAAAIATAAAVPKILSRNVNGTLVQTSVPQNEAELQLYRVMQRASLLGYYDTLLEMGGDDVQQLCDAGEEEFLEIMALVGMASKPLHVRRLQKALQEWLTNPSLFQTPVVPTSGTCKNPPPVVGFPCASPRAQVQVSQVPQVPQVAVFSTTASTTVTTTSTMLPCRSVSPIVSVTSVAASAGSTTYRQTPSPGSSVVPVAASYVPPTSHSPGVLQVGTCESSCGSGTTPSPSGTGAPASPTQLTPTLLHSQIQRLAEAAERLATTIRPVDPKPHNVKKKFCKNLELVMAMPDSDPRRMEEIRKYAAIYGRFDCKRKPEKPLTLHEICVNEAAAQICRFVPALLTRRDELFPLARRVVRDSGYHYVKSQYLSMSSSRQRENGEENELERGKRRKLELEGEAEDAMQEELDLRCSVTDINNTGIRRHGSSSPVWRKKNNNGVFGSNVEEISDSDSQFSFSNEESSSMHSFRIVFQDTIDAETENTDKENDFNLKVIASRGDNIIAVANPALMECGHPIKEEPAEEKPTL
- the LOC124425961 gene encoding NGFI-A-binding protein homolog isoform X3 — translated: MEVRGAPAEEAGSASRGIGTPSPVPPPSSSSSSTSASASTSASASASTSAASASVSVTVAPLPVIAASTPPTNCAAMPVAATHGVASPPQQTPPGVIAAAIATAAAVPKILSRNVNGTLVQTSVPQNEAELQLYRVMQRASLLGYYDTLLEMGGDDVQQLCDAGEEEFLEIMALVGMASKPLHVRRLQKALQEWLTNPSLFQTPVVPTSGTCKNPPPVVGFPCASPRAQVQVSQVPQVPQVAVFSTTASTTVTTTSTMLPCRSVSPIVSVTSVAASAGSTTYRQTPSPGSSVVPVAASYVPPTSHSPGVLQVGTCESSCGSGTTPSPSGTGAPASPTQLTPTLLHSQIQRLAEAAERLATTIRPVDPKPHNVKKKFCKNLELVMAMPDSDPRRMEEIRKYAAIYGRFDCKRKPEKPLTLHEICVNEAAAQICRFVPALLTRRDELFPLARRVVRDSGYHYVKSQYLSMSSSRQRENGEENELERGKRRKLELEGEAEDAMQEELDLRCSVTDINNTGIRRHGSSRYSQCSSPVWRKKNNNGVFGSNVEEISDSDSQFSFSNEESSSMHDTIDAETENTDKENDFNLKVIASRGDNIIAVANPALMECGHPIKEEPAEEKPTL
- the LOC124425961 gene encoding NGFI-A-binding protein homolog isoform X1, which translates into the protein MEVRGAPAEEAGSASRGIGTPSPVPPPSSSSSSTSASASTSASASASTSAASASVSVTVAPLPVIAASTPPTNCAAMPVAATHGVASPPQQTPPGVIAAAIATAAAVPKILSRNVNGTLVQTSVPQNEAELQLYRVMQRASLLGYYDTLLEMGGDDVQQLCDAGEEEFLEIMALVGMASKPLHVRRLQKALQEWLTNPSLFQTPVVPTSGTCKNPPPVVGFPCASPRAQVQVSQVPQVPQVAVFSTTASTTVTTTSTMLPCRSVSPIVSVTSVAASAGSTTYRQTPSPGSSVVPVAASYVPPTSHSPGVLQVGTCESSCGSGTTPSPSGTGAPASPTQLTPTLLHSQIQRLAEAAERLATTIRPVDPKPHNVKKKFCKNLELVMAMPDSDPRRMEEIRKYAAIYGRFDCKRKPEKPLTLHEICVNEAAAQICRFVPALLTRRDELFPLARRVVRDSGYHYVKSQYLSMSSSRQRENGEENELERGKRRKLELEGEAEDAMQEELDLRCSVTDINNTGIRRHGSSRYSQCSSPVWRKKNNNGVFGSNVEEISDSDSQFSFSNEESSSMHSFRIVFQDTIDAETENTDKENDFNLKVIASRGDNIIAVANPALMECGHPIKEEPAEEKPTL
- the LOC124425961 gene encoding NGFI-A-binding protein homolog isoform X4 — encoded protein: MEVRGAPAEEAGSASRGIGTPSPVPPPSSSSSSTSASASTSASASASTSAASASVSVTVAPLPVIAASTPPTNCAAMPVAATHGVASPPQQTPPGVIAAAIATAAAVPKILSRNVNGTLVQTSVPQNEAELQLYRVMQRASLLGYYDTLLEMGGDDVQQLCDAGEEEFLEIMALVGMASKPLHVRRLQKALQEWLTNPSLFQTPVVPTSGTCKNPPPVVGFPCASPRAQVQVSQVPQVPQVAVFSTTASTTVTTTSTMLPCRSVSPIVSVTSVAASAGSTTYRQTPSPGSSVVPVAASYVPPTSHSPGVLQVGTCESSCGSGTTPSPSGTGAPASPTQLTPTLLHSQIQRLAEAAERLATTIRPVDPKPHNVKKKFCKNLELVMAMPDSDPRRMEEIRKYAAIYGRFDCKRKPEKPLTLHEICVNEAAAQICRFVPALLTRRDELFPLARRVVRDSGYHYVKSQYLSMSSSRQRENGEENELERGKRRKLELEGEAEDAMQEELDLRCSVTDINNTGIRRHGSSSPVWRKKNNNGVFGSNVEEISDSDSQFSFSNEESSSMHDTIDAETENTDKENDFNLKVIASRGDNIIAVANPALMECGHPIKEEPAEEKPTL